A DNA window from Mytilus edulis chromosome 14, xbMytEdul2.2, whole genome shotgun sequence contains the following coding sequences:
- the LOC139503849 gene encoding uncharacterized protein produces the protein MGENGGLVRIIIYSVVGLIVAAVFIAIVLVAVSLKKLASEEIGVKYDTLKKKLHDTTDREGLHLGPPGFNYIIFPSVYKSITFDDLQCYNKDGIKITLDVTYQYKVRSANLKKIILDFRNQTGYIKVLEYAGRSALHEACSYFNTSQFQAERAIFQEKVREQIIQRYKDLQADITDLQVSNIARPSEYESAIRSKERAREDIQVAYNERPRLLTEAQTKKREAETQARIIVDKAESDARILSNKAQTEAQAIIAQYEKEAESYKKIVGAMGLNFTIDGFISYLGVRVIADAKNSVYIGLDSPAKTVYP, from the exons ATGGGTGAAAATGGTGGTTTAGTTCGTATTATAATCTATAGTGTGGTTGGTTTAATCGTAGCTGCAGTCTTCATTGCTATAGTTTTAGTAGCTGTCTCATTGAAAAAACTGGCTTCTGAGGAAA TCGGTGTAAAGTACGATACACTGAAGAAAAAGTTACATGATACTACTGACAGAGAAGGTTTACACTTGGGGCCTCCTGGTTTCAATTATATCATCTTTCCAAGTGTTTACAAGTCAATCACATTCGACGACTTACAA TGTTACAACAAAGATGGCATAAAAATAACCTTGGACGTTACGTACCAATATAAAGTCAGATCTGCCAACCTGAAGAAAATTATCTTAGACTTCAGAAACCAAACTGGTTATATTAAAGTCCTTGAATATGCAG GAAGATCCGCTTTGCACGAAGCTTGTAGCTACTTCAATACATCACAGTTCCAGGCTGAACGCGCAATATTCCAGGAAAAGGTCCGAGAACAAATAATTCAGAGGTATAAAGACCTTCAGGCTGACATCACTGACCTACAG GTAAGCAACATAGCGAGACCATCCGAATATGAGAGTGCTATTAGGAGCAAGGAAAGAGCTAGAGAAGATATCCAGGTGGCTTACAATGAACGTCCACGACTTCTGACAGAGGCACAGACAAAGAAACGTGAGGCTGAAACACAAGCAAGGATTATTGTGGATAAAGCGGAATCGGATGCACGTATTTTATCCAACAA AGCACAGACTGAAGCACAGGCCATAATTGCCCAATATGAGAAAGAGGCTGAGTCTTACAAGAAGATTGTTGGTGCCATGGGACTTAATTTCACAATCGATGGATTCATTTCATATCTTGGTGTACGAGTTATCGCTGATGCCAAGAATTCAGTCTATATTGGATTAGACAGCCCAGCAAAAACTGTATACCCGTAA
- the LOC139503850 gene encoding zinc finger protein 271-like translates to MDVYTTEITSLIEDQFGNVDQFMNKCLPGYKLNRDYNGTNGDKDTDSTPDNDMSHLEESTQQGTEARRSSGLEHGSQEECIRNSISSIDSGTIQVKSEIVYDDSDSSDSENSTENESLSEKAYNIVVPSMPFSNNQNEKSMFMYSMSRDNEMNSVNKTDDMLTKHDKSTLKMKFHICKECGKVCRSPWKLMTHVKSHNYRDQYECPECGVCNSSKKEMKKHFRRHANLIPQTEKSHKCHMCNASFQSPSKLKIHMCMHGGIRPYTCGLCNKSFTWSGGLRDHLKIHTGERPHTCKFCSKTFPDTSKLKNHQRIHTGEKPHVCKTCGKGFIESGKLKRHMRTHTGEQPYKCDLCDKRFNVISNLNKHMTIHSGEKPYVCNICGRGFSQNTNLKSHSRIHTGEKDPYKCEVCDVRFERIIEANVHACSGSKKNNVKAKFIVPEKGDNLEKISKGYNSDTDVTENGGISELQKISMGNNSRNEIDEKTVSVGKRRVARGGKSSNLSEQRLNDSMTIDTIRSNNMADVIEFCKDKNVKIERNYGEEIPDDVSLRVEVENLLKKNEEINEKNMNSDGQIFDGQNHLTKSEVYRPILVFQEYPCQHCGKVFHALRKLKMHEKIHSRHRPFVCNYCGKTFIEKQKLSIHLRIHTNYRPFPCTMCNKKFTVKSTLEKHIIICSGQKPYECTLCSRSFAQTSNLKGHMRVHTGELDPKKCGVCRQRFKSVKDAKNHPCPGPPEVKELASKKRGNNKRKNLRNKKVKTKSAIGKYSSKRKKSKRKPKSTSDIKDSNLYIVNCETVPAFANKSKNTEDLDNLPDEIQDLGNNTTDIIKKDDEVQDFPNFLNEVQDCSKNALKYNEVQDYNIMTNVHHPNFGFDSTVETNTSDSFDIVIKTEILDTNYE, encoded by the exons ATGGATGTGTATACCACAGAAATAACATCTTTAATTGAAGATCAGTTTGGTAATGTTGATCAATTTATGAATAAATGCCTTCCTGGTTACAAATTAAACAGAGACTACAATGGAACCAATGGTGATAAAG ATACAGACAGTACTCCAGATAATGACATGAGTCATTTAGAGGAAAGCACACAACAAGGAACAGAAGCACGAAGAAGTTCTGGTTTGGAGCATGGCAGTCAAGAAGAATGTATAAGGAATAGTATTTCTTCTATTGATTCTGGTACTATACAAGTAAAATCTGAAATTGTTTATGATGATTCAGATAGTAGTGATTCTGAAAACAGCACTGAAAATGAGTCACTGTCTGAAAAAGCTTACAACATAGTGGTGCCATCTATGCCATTTTCTAACAACCAAAATGAGAAAAGCATGTTCATGTACAGTATGAGTAGAGATAATGAAATGAATTCAGTCAATAAAACTGACGATATGTTGACTAAACATGACAAATCTACGCTGAAAATGAAATTCCACATTTGTAAAGAATGTGGAAAAGTTTGTAGATCGCCATGGAAACTAATGACCCATGTAAAATCACATAATTATAGAGACCAATACGAATGTCCAGAATGTGGAGTCTGTAATAGTAGCAAGAAAGAAATGAAAAAACATTTCCGTCGCCATGCTAACTTAATACCTCAGACAGAAAAATCACACAAATGTCATATGTGTAATGCTTCCTTTCAATCaccttcaaaattaaaaatacacaTGTGTATGCACGGTGGGATAAGACCTTATACGTGTGGACTGTGTAATAAGAGTTTTACATGGAGTGGAGGGCTCAGGGACCATCTCAAGATACACACAGGAGAGAGACCTCATACATGTAAATTCTGTTCGAAAACATTCCCCGACACatcgaaattaaaaaatcatcaaagaatACACACAGGTGAAAAGCCACATGTGTGTAAAACGTGTGGGAAAGGTTTCATTGAAAGTGGAAAATTGAaaagacacatgagaacacatacaggcgAACAACCATATAAGTGTGATCTATGTGATAAAAGATTTAATGTAATTAGTAACCTAAACAAACACATGACAATACATAGCGGGGAGAAACCTTATGTGTGTAATATATGTGGAAGGGGATTTTCTCAAAATACAAATCTTAAAAGTCATTCTAGAATACACACTGGGGAAAAAGATCCGTACAAATGTGAAGTATGTGACGTAAGGTTTGAACGAATCATCGAAGCTAATGTGCATGCTTGTTCAGGGTCTAAAAAGAACAATGTTAAAGCTAAATTTATTGTTCCCGAGAAGGGAGACAATTTAGAGAAAATTTCAAAGGGTTATAACTCTGATACAGATGTGACTGAAAATGGAGGTATTTCTGAATTGCAGAAAATCAGTATGGGAAACAACTCTAGGAATGAGATTGATGAAAAGACAGTTTCAGTAGGCAAAAGACGTGTAGCAAGGGGAGGTAAATCTAGCAACTTGTCAGAGCAAAGATTAAATGATAGCATGACAATTGACACAATTAGAAGTAACAATATGGCAGATGTGATTGAATTTTGTAaagacaaaaatgttaaaattgagagGAACTATGGTGAAGAAATTCCGGATGATGTTAGTTTAAGGGTTGAGGTTgaaaatctgttgaaaaaaaatgaagaaataaatgaaaaaaatatgaacagtGATGGTCAAATATTTGATGGTCAAAATCACTTGACCAAGTCAGAAGTTTACAGGCCGATTTTAGTCTTTCAAGAATACCCCTGTCAACACTGTGGAAAGGTTTTCCATGCTTTACGGAAATTGAAAATGCATGAGAAAATACATTCTAGGCACCGTCCTTTTGTTTGCAACTACTGCGGGAAAACttttatagaaaaacaaaaattatcaatacatttgagAATACATACAAACTACAGACCATTCCCTTGTACTATGTGTAATAAAAAATTCACCGTTAAAAGCACATTAGAAAAGCATATTATAATTTGTAGTGGCCAGAAACCATATGAATGTACACTCTGTAGTAGGAGCTTTGCTCAAACTTCAAATCTTAAAGGTCACATGAGAGTTCATACTGGTGAATTAGACCCGAAAAAATGTGGTGTTTGCAGACAAAGATTTAAAAGTGTAAAAGATGCAAAAAATCACCCTTGTCCTGGGCCTCCTGAGGTTAAGGAATTGGCATCTAAGAAAAGAGGAAACAACAAGAGAAAgaatttgagaaataaaaaagtaaagacaaaatctGCTATTGGAAAATATTCATCTAAAAGGAAAAAATCGAAAAGAAAACCAAAGTCAACTTCTGACATTAAGGACAGCAACCTTTATATAGTTAATTGTGAAACAGTTCCAGCTTTTGCAAATAAAAGCAAAAATACTGAAGACTTGGATAATTTACCTGATGAAATTCAAGATCTAGGCAATAACACTACTGACATTATCAAAAAAGATGATGAAGTTCAAGATTTTCCAAATTTTCTGAATGAAGTTCAAGATTGTtcaaaaaatgcattaaaatataATGAAGTTCAGGATTATAATATCATGACAAATGTACATCATCCAAACTTTGGTTTTGATTCTACTGTGGAAACAAACACTTCTGACAGCtttgatattgttataaaaactGAAATATTGGATACAAATTATGAGTAA